From a single Pseudalkalibacillus hwajinpoensis genomic region:
- a CDS encoding DUF503 domain-containing protein, with translation MIGYVECECIIYDAQSLKEKRSVLQSVISRLKNYNLAVSELESQDLWQHTVIGIVTTASSKTACERELQRAVSLIDSRPDIELTRATYEWL, from the coding sequence GTGATTGGATATGTAGAATGTGAATGTATCATTTATGATGCACAATCCTTGAAAGAAAAAAGATCAGTTCTTCAGTCGGTGATCAGCCGCCTGAAGAATTATAATCTTGCTGTTTCTGAACTTGAAAGCCAGGATTTGTGGCAACATACTGTTATCGGTATTGTTACTACGGCTTCAAGCAAAACAGCATGTGAGCGTGAGCTTCAGCGTGCTGTTTCATTGATTGATTCACGTCCTGATATCGAGCTCACTCGAGCTACTTATGAATGGCTTTAG
- a CDS encoding polyribonucleotide nucleotidyltransferase, producing the protein MAQNKQVFSIEWAGRELSVEIGQLAKQASGAALIRYGDTAVLATVTGSKEPKDLPFFPLTVNYEERLYAVGKIPGGFIKREGRPSEKAILASRLIDRPIRPLFPDGFRNEVQVVSTVMSVDQNCSSEMAAMFGSSLALGISDLPFDGPIAGVIVGRINGEFVVNPNVDQLEKSDIHLTVAGTKDAINMVEAGADEVPEETMLEGILFGHQEIKRLISFQEEIIEATGKEKREVVLKKADEALEAELSEQFLSDVKEAVKVIEKHARQEAIDAVMARATEAYEENEEVSSEEVKSILNSFVKQEVRRLILKDKVRPDGRGVDEIRPLDSEVGILSRTHGSGLFTRGQTQALSICTLGALGDVQILDGLGTEESKRFMHHYNFPKFSVGETGPMRGPGRREIGHGALGERALEPIIPTENDFPYTVRLVSEVLESNGSTSQASICASTLAMMDAGVPIKAPVAGIAMGLVSDGEDVTVLTDIQGMEDALGDMDFKVAGTKQGVTALQMDIKISGINEDILRQALEQAKNGRLAILENMMSAISEPRTELSAYAPKILTMSIKPDKIRDVIGPSGKIINKIIEETGVKIDIEQDGSIFISSTEQEMNAKAKKIIEDLIREVEVGTTYLGKVKRVEKFGAFVELFAGKEGLVHISELAEERTNKVEDVVSIGDEIMVKVKEIDKQGRVNLSRKELLKEQREREEQSQKS; encoded by the coding sequence ATGGCACAGAACAAGCAAGTGTTTTCCATTGAATGGGCTGGTCGCGAGTTGTCAGTTGAGATTGGTCAGCTGGCTAAACAGGCGAGCGGGGCGGCGTTGATCCGATACGGTGATACTGCTGTATTAGCAACGGTTACAGGTTCAAAAGAGCCGAAAGACCTTCCGTTTTTCCCACTAACGGTTAATTATGAAGAACGATTATATGCAGTAGGTAAAATTCCTGGGGGCTTCATCAAACGTGAAGGCCGTCCGAGTGAAAAGGCAATTCTAGCGAGTCGTTTAATCGATCGCCCGATTCGCCCCTTATTCCCAGACGGTTTCCGTAATGAAGTACAGGTTGTTAGCACAGTAATGAGCGTGGATCAAAACTGTTCATCAGAGATGGCAGCTATGTTTGGTTCATCTTTAGCGCTTGGAATTAGTGATCTTCCATTCGATGGTCCTATCGCTGGTGTTATTGTCGGTCGTATCAACGGTGAGTTCGTTGTGAATCCGAACGTTGACCAGCTTGAAAAAAGCGACATTCACCTTACAGTTGCTGGTACGAAAGATGCGATTAACATGGTTGAAGCTGGCGCTGATGAAGTACCAGAAGAAACAATGCTAGAAGGGATTCTTTTTGGACATCAGGAAATTAAACGTCTGATTTCTTTCCAGGAAGAAATCATTGAAGCAACCGGTAAAGAAAAGCGCGAAGTTGTGCTTAAGAAAGCGGACGAAGCACTTGAAGCTGAACTTAGCGAGCAGTTCCTTTCAGATGTTAAAGAAGCTGTAAAGGTAATTGAAAAGCATGCAAGACAGGAAGCAATTGATGCTGTTATGGCTCGTGCGACAGAAGCTTATGAAGAAAATGAAGAAGTTAGTTCTGAAGAAGTGAAGTCCATCCTTAATAGCTTTGTGAAGCAAGAAGTTCGTCGTTTAATCTTAAAGGATAAAGTAAGACCTGATGGCCGTGGCGTTGACGAAATTCGTCCGCTTGATTCTGAAGTTGGCATTCTTTCAAGAACGCACGGTTCTGGATTGTTCACTCGTGGACAAACTCAGGCACTTAGCATTTGTACTCTTGGAGCACTTGGAGATGTACAAATCCTAGATGGTCTTGGTACAGAAGAATCCAAGCGTTTCATGCATCACTATAACTTCCCGAAATTCAGCGTAGGTGAAACAGGCCCGATGCGTGGACCGGGTCGTCGTGAAATTGGTCACGGTGCTCTTGGTGAACGCGCTCTTGAGCCGATTATCCCAACTGAGAACGATTTCCCTTATACGGTTCGCCTTGTATCTGAAGTGCTTGAATCTAACGGATCTACTTCACAGGCAAGTATTTGTGCAAGTACGCTGGCAATGATGGATGCAGGTGTGCCAATCAAAGCACCAGTTGCAGGGATTGCGATGGGGCTTGTGAGTGATGGTGAAGATGTTACAGTTCTTACTGACATTCAGGGCATGGAAGATGCACTTGGGGATATGGACTTTAAAGTAGCCGGAACAAAGCAGGGTGTAACAGCTCTTCAAATGGATATCAAAATTTCTGGAATTAACGAAGACATTCTTCGTCAGGCTCTTGAGCAGGCGAAAAATGGTCGTCTTGCGATTCTTGAAAACATGATGAGTGCAATTAGTGAACCTCGTACAGAGCTTTCTGCATACGCACCTAAAATCCTTACGATGTCGATTAAACCAGATAAAATCCGCGACGTTATTGGACCAAGCGGTAAAATCATCAATAAAATCATTGAAGAAACTGGCGTTAAAATTGACATCGAGCAGGATGGTTCAATCTTTATTTCTTCAACTGAACAGGAAATGAACGCAAAAGCGAAGAAAATCATCGAAGATCTTATCCGAGAAGTGGAAGTTGGTACAACCTATCTTGGTAAAGTTAAACGAGTTGAGAAATTCGGAGCATTTGTTGAGCTGTTTGCAGGTAAAGAAGGACTTGTTCATATTTCTGAACTTGCTGAAGAACGCACAAATAAGGTTGAAGATGTTGTCTCAATCGGTGATGAAATTATGGTTAAAGTAAAAGAAATCGATAAGCAGGGACGCGTTAACCTTTCTCGTAAAGAGTTATTGAAAGAACAGCGTGAACGTGAAGAACAAAGTCAAAAGAGTTAG
- the rbfA gene encoding 30S ribosome-binding factor RbfA, protein MSNVRAHRVGEQMKKELGDIISRKIKDPRVGFVTVTAVEVTNDLQQATVFITVLGDEEKKEATLNGLAKATGFIRSEIGKRIRLRKTPEIYFEFDESIDYGNKIERLLADLNQSDE, encoded by the coding sequence ATGAGTAATGTTCGCGCACACCGTGTTGGTGAACAGATGAAGAAAGAACTTGGTGACATCATCAGCAGAAAGATTAAAGATCCGCGCGTAGGTTTCGTTACGGTAACGGCTGTTGAAGTGACAAATGATCTCCAGCAAGCAACAGTGTTTATAACTGTTCTAGGTGATGAAGAGAAGAAAGAAGCGACCCTAAACGGACTTGCGAAAGCAACTGGTTTTATCCGTTCTGAAATTGGGAAGCGAATTCGCCTTCGCAAAACGCCGGAAATTTATTTTGAATTCGATGAATCGATCGATTACGGAAACAAAATCGAACGACTTCTTGCAGATTTAAATCAATCGGATGAGTAG
- the truB gene encoding tRNA pseudouridine(55) synthase TruB, translating into MNGILPLKKPAGMTSHDCVAKTRKLLHTKKVGHTGTLDPDVTGVLPLCIGRATKVAQYMTDFSKTYEAVITLGFSTTTEDASGDVVEKKKVTNSLTREQIEEALGEFRGEIEQTPPMYSAVKVNGKRLYEYAFKGEVVERPSRRVRIHDLELNGDISQDGETLLIPVRATCSKGTYIRTLAVDIGRELGYPAHMSFLIRTASGPFKLEECLTFEDITQMIEDETLNLFPMEYALSSMPSMTVGSQLEAKLQNGAVLPQVEEMTEERLVMYNGEGEAIAIYQKHPEKQGMMKPEKVFSR; encoded by the coding sequence ATGAATGGAATTTTACCCTTGAAGAAACCAGCAGGCATGACCTCGCACGACTGTGTGGCAAAAACAAGGAAGCTATTGCATACAAAAAAAGTTGGCCATACAGGTACACTTGACCCGGATGTAACTGGAGTATTGCCGCTTTGTATTGGAAGAGCGACGAAGGTGGCCCAGTACATGACTGATTTTTCAAAAACATATGAAGCAGTTATTACGCTCGGGTTCTCCACAACAACGGAAGATGCATCAGGAGATGTGGTAGAGAAGAAAAAAGTGACGAATTCCCTTACACGTGAGCAAATAGAAGAAGCTCTTGGCGAGTTTCGTGGAGAGATTGAACAAACTCCTCCAATGTATTCTGCAGTTAAAGTGAACGGCAAACGGCTTTACGAATACGCGTTTAAAGGCGAAGTTGTTGAACGACCATCCAGACGAGTGAGGATCCATGATCTCGAACTTAATGGTGATATCTCACAGGATGGTGAGACGCTTTTAATTCCTGTACGAGCGACGTGTAGCAAGGGAACGTATATTAGAACGCTTGCCGTTGATATCGGACGAGAGCTCGGTTACCCAGCTCACATGTCTTTCTTAATTCGAACCGCTTCCGGCCCATTTAAGCTTGAAGAATGTTTGACATTTGAGGATATTACACAGATGATAGAAGATGAAACGCTGAACCTTTTTCCGATGGAATATGCTCTCTCTTCTATGCCTTCGATGACGGTAGGCAGTCAGTTAGAAGCAAAGCTTCAAAATGGGGCTGTTCTTCCACAGGTTGAGGAGATGACAGAAGAGAGACTAGTTATGTACAATGGAGAAGGAGAAGCGATTGCGATCTATCAGAAGCATCCTGAGAAACAGGGCATGATGAAGCCAGAAAAAGTGTTTTCTAGATGA
- the rpsO gene encoding 30S ribosomal protein S15: MAITQERKQELITKFKTHENDTGSPEVQIAVLTEEINNLNDHLRFHKKDHHSRRGLLKMVGKRRNLLTYLRNKDVTRYRELIKELGLRR, from the coding sequence ATGGCAATCACACAAGAGCGTAAGCAAGAGCTTATCACTAAGTTTAAAACTCACGAGAATGATACTGGTTCTCCAGAGGTTCAAATCGCTGTCCTTACTGAGGAAATCAACAATTTGAACGATCATCTACGTTTCCACAAGAAAGATCACCACTCACGTCGCGGTCTTCTTAAGATGGTTGGTAAACGCCGTAATCTTTTAACGTATCTTCGTAACAAAGACGTTACTCGTTACCGCGAACTTATCAAAGAACTTGGTCTACGTCGATAA
- the ribF gene encoding bifunctional riboflavin kinase/FAD synthetase has translation MKTIYLSHPHKHEESKPSVMALGYFDGIHRGHQKVISTAKSIAVEKGIEASVMTFYPHPSVVLGKSTPQTEAITPLDEKIDLIEQLGIDVLYVVKFDPTIAGLTPQQFVDDYIIALSVLHVVAGFDFTYGSKGRGTMDSMPFHARNKFEQTVIDKVSKQDEKVSSTLIRSYIRNGMVASVKEVLGRHYTIKGTVVKGDQRGRTIGFPTANVALKDEYLVPATGVYAVRMKTERTWMNGVCNVGYKPTFYDDRPDKPSLEVHVFDYEGDLYDREVVVEFHQKIRGEVKFPSVDALIKQIGEDVEEARQILE, from the coding sequence TTGAAGACAATTTATTTATCTCATCCTCATAAGCATGAAGAAAGCAAACCCTCTGTCATGGCACTCGGTTATTTCGATGGTATTCATCGTGGTCATCAGAAGGTTATTTCAACAGCAAAGTCGATCGCAGTTGAGAAGGGAATAGAGGCTTCTGTCATGACATTCTATCCCCATCCTTCAGTGGTGTTAGGCAAGTCCACCCCTCAAACAGAAGCGATCACGCCTCTGGATGAAAAAATAGACCTTATTGAACAATTAGGAATTGATGTCCTTTATGTAGTGAAATTTGATCCAACAATTGCAGGGTTAACGCCACAGCAATTTGTTGATGACTACATTATTGCATTATCGGTTTTACATGTGGTGGCTGGGTTTGATTTTACGTATGGAAGTAAAGGAAGAGGAACGATGGACTCCATGCCCTTTCATGCAAGAAACAAGTTTGAACAAACTGTAATTGATAAAGTATCAAAACAAGATGAGAAAGTAAGCTCCACCTTGATTCGTTCTTATATACGTAATGGAATGGTGGCGAGCGTAAAAGAAGTTCTTGGTCGTCACTACACAATTAAAGGAACGGTTGTGAAAGGTGACCAGCGCGGAAGAACAATTGGTTTTCCAACAGCAAACGTGGCCCTTAAGGATGAATATCTTGTTCCAGCTACTGGTGTATATGCAGTTCGCATGAAAACAGAAAGAACGTGGATGAACGGTGTTTGCAACGTAGGATATAAGCCGACGTTTTACGATGACAGGCCAGATAAACCATCACTTGAAGTGCATGTATTTGATTATGAAGGTGATTTGTATGATCGTGAAGTGGTGGTTGAGTTTCATCAAAAAATCCGTGGTGAAGTGAAATTCCCTTCCGTTGATGCTTTAATTAAGCAGATTGGGGAAGATGTGGAAGAAGCAAGACAAATACTTGAATAG